The DNA sequence CCGGCTCGGCAAATACAATGTCGTTCTCCTTACGCTGCCGGACATGGGCACAAACAGCGCAGCATCCGCAACAGCAAATCTCCGGTCCAGCTACGGCAGCCTCAGGCTCGTTTTCCTTGTCGGCATCTGCGGCGGCGTGCCCAAAATCGCAGGCGACGATGTCTTTCTGGGCGACGTAGTTGTAAGCAAGGCGATTGTCCAGTACGATTTTGGTCGACAGTTTCCCGGGCATTATGAAGTAAAGGACACTCTTGAGGACAGTCTCGGAAGAGCAAACAAAGAGATCCGAGGAATGCTGGCCGCGCTCCAAACAGAACGCATGAGAGAGATGGTGCAAAACAAGTCGGCAGTCTATttgaagcagctgcaaaGCGCCGATGCAAAGGCTGCTGCGAAGAAGCGACGTCGGTCAAAATATCGGTATCCGGGAATCACCGAAGACAAGCTGTATTTGCCGCGCTACGTTCATCGGCATTTGAAACAATGCGGGATTTGCAGCGAATTCGACAGCACTTGCGATTTAGCTGCCAAGACATCTTGCACCGATCTTGGGTGCGACGACAACATGCTTGTCCAACGAGACATatttgaagatgacggcgacTTCAGCCCCAACATCTTCATTGGCCGGATAGGCTCCAGCAACACTGTGATGAAGAGCGGGAAAATCCGCGACTATAATGCCACAAAGTTTGATCTCATTGCTTTTGAGATGGAGGGCGCTGGAGCATGGGATGAGGTCCCGTGTCTCGTGGTCAAGGGCGTTTGCGACTATGCCGACAGCCATAAGAATAACCTATGGCAGAACTTTGcggctgctactgctgcgaGTGTGATGAAGGCCATTTTGGACCGCTATATTGTGACGGATGCGGTCCAAcgtccagctgcagctcaagTCAACGGCGGTAATGGTAAGCTTTCACATATACTGTTCTTAATTTCCCCCCAGCTAATGCAGTAACAGGCCAAGGTGGAGGGAATAGCACTCGGAGCATTTCTGGAAACACATTCGGCGACAATGTGCGCATCGTCCAAGGCGACATGACTTGGAATGGCAACTGATGCCATCATCTCTTACCTCTTCGATGCGATGGATACCTCCTAGAATTGCATTTCGTAACCAAAATCGCATATCGGCTGTACAATAGGTACTAGTATCTCAAGTGCTTGGTACATACATCTTGATACTAGTAGTGAAGCCTACCTACTACCTACCTGCCTAGGTGAAATGACTTTGTAGATGAAGTGCGTCTAGCTGTCATACAGATCTCATAGCTAAAATGCAGAGAAAGATGCCAATAAAATCTGTTTCTTCCAAGTGCATGAATTCGCAACAGAGGTCAGAAAGTTTAACAATAACGTCAAcgg is a window from the Trichoderma atroviride chromosome 5, complete sequence genome containing:
- a CDS encoding uncharacterized protein (EggNog:ENOG41), translating into MAQFTQPISRDEFHVGIVCALPSEADAVMLLFDQFWDEDGDPFGRSSGDNNSYTTGRLGKYNVVLLTLPDMGTNSAASATANLRSSYGSLRLVFLVGICGGVPKIAGDDVFLGDVVVSKAIVQYDFGRQFPGHYEVKDTLEDSLGRANKEIRGMLAALQTERMREMVQNKSAVYLKQLQSADAKAAAKKRRRSKYRYPGITEDKLYLPRYVHRHLKQCGICSEFDSTCDLAAKTSCTDLGCDDNMLVQRDIFEDDGDFSPNIFIGRIGSSNTVMKSGKIRDYNATKFDLIAFEMEGAGAWDEVPCLVVKGVCDYADSHKNNLWQNFAAATAASVMKAILDRYIVTDAVQRPAAAQVNGGNGQGGGNSTRSISGNTFGDNVRIVQGDMTWNGN